The segment tgctggcatgatatgtatatgtgatagttgtagagttcggttgttaggaccgaagggtaggtcggacaccccagatatgtctgacactACATGATGATAtgattgcatgctggcttgttatgttatatgagataaaggtagtaagaggggactagtccccgaggatcggttgttaggaccgatgggtagtcagcaccccagaatggcttgacatgggtagtcagcaccccataatggcttgacacgggtagtcagcaccccagaatggcttgacatgggtagtcagcaccccagaatggcttgacacgggtaggacggcaccccagaacggccgtaccgggtagtcaggcaccccagaatagcctggcagtatgtatgttatgtgtttgtatggtatgtggtacgatgggggaactcactaagctttgtgcttatggttttcagttttggtttcaggtacctccttagctaggggaaaggagccggcgtggtagcagcatgtcacacacacacactctccggtttccgcatttacgagcttcactgggatttgtactctgatattttgattgggtgtatgaattggcttttagacatggttcattttgtgttatggtttgatcaaacaatgtttttagttattaatattttctaaagtaatgtttcaaaacaaaatttttggtcgtgaaaattgggtcgttacacatatGCTAGACCaaatgtggtgacaggtatgtcTCTTCTCCTTAgctctttatttatgttgatttctcTTCGTATATTTTTTTGTGTATTGATTTAGGATCGTTTCTTATGAACGATATCTCTACATTGATAttatttgatttgggggctaccaaATCTTTTATCTCTCTTGTGCTCAGCAAGAGGTTTGTTGGAGCTCCGGGTGAGTTGGAtcatccattagaggttgagattgtgcATGATCGATCCTTATGGGTATCAGGGGTTCATCAGGATTATGTTCTAGCGATGTTTAGCAAGCAGTATATGATTGagttggttcccattcctttgcgcGGGAACAAGGTTATAGTGGGGATAGATTGgataagccccaatggggcagtgattgattttAAGCTTCAGATGGTACGGGTTTGGACCCCAAGTTGGGGAGATTTGGTGATACATGGAGAAGGCACTCATTGTGGGCCAGTCCTATGCTCAGCCGCTAGGGCTAGACGCTATGTTCATCAGGGTGGTTTCGGTttcgtcgcctatgttatggatacctagGAGAAGGGTAAGACGTCGGTTGGGATGTGCCAATTGTGTGGAAGTACTCGGATGTGTTTTCGTAGATATTtcctggagtgcctccggagaggcgggtggagttccggattgatttggttcATGGTGCAGCTcggatagccaaagcaccatatcggttaGCTCCACCAGAGATGCAAAAGTTCCCTACACAACCacatgagttgttagacaaggggttcatcCAACCATTTAGGTCACCATGAGGTGCACCGATCCTGTTTATGAAGAAGAACGATGGGTCACATCAGATGTGTATTCACTATAGGGAGCTAAATAtgctaatggtgaagaaccggtATCCACTcttgaggattgatgatttgtttgaccagctttagGGTGTGTCTTTGTTTTACAAGATTGATCTTCGTTCAGAAtgtcatcagatgagggtcagggaggacgACATGCAGAAGAcggccttccaaactcgttatggtcgttacgagttcgtggtgatgccattcgggctcaccaatgctcccgccgcgttcatggacctcatgaaccatgtGTGCCCACCGATGTTGGGTCGGTTtgtgattgttttcatcgatgacatcctgGTCTATACCAAGACCCAATAGttacatgaggagcacttgagggaggtgtTGAAGAACCTGAGGAAGAAGAGaatgtatgcgaagttctccaagtgtgagttctggttacacgGGGTGTAGTtactggggcaccttgtcaaccagaatggtattttggtcgatccagccaaagtCGAGGCCATGATGCGATGGgaggttccaaggtctccatATGAGTTTCAAATTTTTCATGGGTTGATAGGATATTACCtgagattcatttaggatttctccaagatagcagttccccTAACATGAATGACGAAGAAGACTGACACTTTTCATTGGGGGCCTTAGTAGCAGGCATCGTTTGAGACCTTGAGACACAGAATGTACGAGGCACCGACTATGATCTTTCCGAAGGGTATTGAGGATTTTGTGGGCAattgtgatgcgtctatcacTGGATTGGgggcggtactgatgcagagtgGTCCttgttattgcttacgcttcgaggcaactgaagcctcataaGGCAAATTACCCAACAGATGATTTGGAGCCAGGGCTGTGGTTTtttccctcaatatttggcgacattacctctatggggtccgttgtattatttacacggatcacaagaccctgaggtacttgatggaccagccTATTCTAAATATGAGGTAGCgttggtggttggatgtggtgaaggattataatTATGAattcctttaccatccagggaaggccaatgtggtggtcgatgttCTCAGCCGCAAGGTGGTCGCGAGTCCAATCATGGAtgtctgtttgaggatgacagtgattaccccACTCTTGGAACAGATTCGGGAGGCATGGatcgaggctatgaaggaagagcactgaAAGAGTGAGCGCATTGTAGGTCACGTGgattccttcgattatgatagccagggtttattaaatctccatCAGAATGTGTGGGTTCCGTATTGGGGTGGTGTGCGTCAAGTCCTGATGGACGAGGCACACAAATTTAGATTCTTCATTCATCTTGGGGTGACAaatatgtatagagatcttcgttaTGATTATTGGTGACCCTACATGAAAAGGGACGTGGCTTGGTTCGTGGAGAGTttcttgacttgcaggaaagtcaaggctaaGCATCATCAACCTCATGACTAGATGAATCTGTTAGATATTCCCGTTTGGAAATGGGAGGTGactaccatggatttcatcaagaAGTTGCCTCGGACTGCCCGCAGATTGGATTCGATTTGTGTCATCGtagatcaattgaccaagagtgtgcattttatcctgattcaggagagtatctccaTGGAGAATTTGGTTGAGGTATACATCATAGAGGTCGTAGCACGACATGGGGTGCATGTTTCTGTGGTTTCTAACAGGGACGTCCAGTTTACTTAGAAATTTTTGAAGAGGTTCCACAACGATTTGGttactcgtcttcattttagtACGACTTTCCACTTGTAGACTAATGGTTAGTGTGAGCGAACtattcagaccttggaggatatgctttGAGCGTGTGTtttagattttggtgggagttgggatatgtaATTCCCTTTGGTggactttttgtataaaaacagtTATCCTGCTGGTATTCATCGACCTCCTTTTGTGATGCTCTATGagaggaaatgcaggaccccgataAGTTAGAGTGAGGTCGGTCAACGAGTTATGGGGAGCattgaggtggtactcaagaccatcgAATTCATTCAGTAGGTTCATAGCAAACTTCAGACGGATCAGAGTCGGCATAAAAGCTATGTCGACAAGTGCTGATCGAACCTAGAGTtttaggttggggatatggttctcttgaaggtgtcaccttggaaaggtgtcgtTCGATTTAGGGAGTGAGGCAAGCTAGGCCCTAGGTATATCGATCCTTTCATGGTTATAGCCCGAGTGGGCAAAGTAGCGTCtctattggattttctggagggactaagtcagattcacagtacttttcatgtctcccagctgtgGAAATGTTTCGCTGATGATTCcgtagtggttccattggaggacattCATGTGGATGCCCGCCTGAACTGTATTGAGAGACTAGTAGCGATCCTCGACatgaagacaaagaccttgaggaacaaggtggttgaGTTGGTTAAGGTGTAGTGGCAACACCACAAGGGTTCATAATGGATGTAGGAGCTGGATGATGAGATGAAGGGGAATTACCCAGAGTTATTCCGGGcaacaggcttcgaggacgaagtctgattcaattGAAGGAGAATTGTGGCACCCGAGTCTCCAAGTTTGAATTTTTTgatttaatttatgtttaatTCAAGTAAAAGGTGATGGAGGAttgtgagtatgttgggcgtacactaTGTACATATGGCATACTCCTTGCATGCACATCATCTGGGGATCCTCGACATATCCTGGGCTAACCCatacgtacgttgggtgtactcaagCCAGGTGCAAAACTTAATCTAttggggttgcaccctatttaaagtccttaagtccctCAAGATCATTGCCCTTTTAGCCTCCATTGCCCTTTTAGTGCAAATCTTGAACCCTAGCCTTCTTGAGTGCATTTTTTGAGTTTAACTTGTGTGTTTGTGTGTTCTTTGGTGATTTTGAAGACAAAGGAAATTTGGGAACAagcaaaggagaagaaggagcttgtagatctagaccttGTGCACCATTTCTAGCccattgaaggtataaagtctgaaccttgatCTTTCCAAGCATAGATCTAGGTTTACGATAGATTTTAGCATCTTTTGGTCCCATAACTTGGTTTATtggagtatgagctactctaggACATTTGATCTATCCTTTTGGACTCTTGGAAGTGtgtggagtcataaaaatcgtaTGTTGGTAGTTAAGACTCAACCATGCAAATTTTAGTGACCACCCAAGTGAGATAATGGACTTAATTCATGGTTTGAGCCCCATCCATGCATGTAAAagcataaagttttcaactttatgccTTAAGATGTTATTTTGAGCTTAGGTCTAAGTTTTGGACGTTAAAGCTGAATGGATTAAGACTTTGGAGCTAGTAAGGGCTGACTGGCCAGTACGATGGCATACTCTAgaatacgctgcgcgtactgagcTAGTGCCCCGATTCCAGGTTGCCATcagtgtacgttgggtgtacgagtCATGTACGTTGTGCGTACACCATCTGTGGGCTTGCAAGATTATGTGCTCGTATGTTAATTGGGTTATGGACTTGTCTAAGTTGGGCCTCAGGGCCACATATTATAGTAGGTCTTTTTTTAGGCTTAAGGCCATGTTGGGGGTTCtagggccatattgggccttagagGCCTTATAGTTGGGCTTGGACGCCTTTATGGGCttttatggatttgggccttaagGGGAGCGAGGCCCAATAATGAAAGGGTAAAggattccttttttttttccttaaGTCAAGACCTAGGGTTTTGGATTTTTGGGATAGAATATGGCCTATGTTATAATTAAGGTTTTACACTTGTGCGATAGGGAGAGGATTTCATGAGTCATCCAATGAGTTCGATTTGATACCTATAGTCTGAGGTGAGCTTTCCTTTACTGTATCTGTGGGTCGAAAAAATGAATACCAGCCCACTAGTTTACAATGTAgtgtgatgattgtctttgtgacaattGTCAGTTAAGCCTGTATTTGCTTGATGACTTTGTGATTcctgttatgatattatgtggtagtagcagGGGTGAATAGACcctgtatccggttgaaatagaccgaatggtattgcaagcacccaaatatgcttgacaatattcggttgaaatagaccgaaggagattgcaagcacccagatatgtttaACAATATCCaagtgaaatagaccgaaggggtaggcaacGACCCATATATGGTTGGTTGTATATTTTTCTGAATATGGTATtttggtggaactcactaagctttgtgcttaaagtttttagtttatgtttcaggtacttcctatTCGAAATGGAAGGGCCCTTCCTGATCGCACCACATCACCCTATGATTTCCGTATTTAGGGAttttgggaatttgtactctgataacatgTTACTATAATACTCTTTTGACTATTTTGATACTACTGCCGTGTGGTTTGAatgaaattaaaaacaaaattttatctgtattttttggatgttacaccaaGCATccttacaaaaaaaaattatcccCCATACTGACAACCCTTTTGAAAAAAATCAAACATCGAAATATCCTTATCACCCAAATTTATATCAATTTGAGCAATACATACCCACAAAACTTTTATTGTTCTTTAGTCACCGGTTTCCCATAAAATAGTTGAATggattttatacaaaagaacaagAATTAATCTTGCCCATTTTTAACCACCACCAATATTTTGCAAGCATGACCAAATTTGTCGAATCGAAACACCTAACACCAAGACCTAATTTATCATTTAGTATTATAAACTCTTCACATGTTACCCAATTTATCTTCTTCTTAAGCTCCCCACAAAAACCTCCTTCTAATACCATTGCAAATATTAATAACCTTTTTTGGCGCCAGAGAAAGAGATGAATAATAAAGCGGAAGGCTATTGAGAACCGGTTAGCAAGAGTAGGTCAACCTCAAAATGACAAAGTATTAGCTTTCCATTTAGACGATTTAGTCTTTCATTTATCCACCACTGGAGCCTAATTCTTAGCAAGTTTCATATTTAGCTAGCTCCAAACGGGAGGCTAAGATAAGTAAACAGAAACGAAGCAGACTCACACCTAAGAATACTAGCAAGCCTCTCCACTTGCAAATTATGCACACCAACACCATATAGTTTACTTATGCAAACTTATTTTCAAACATGAAGCAAGGAAGAAGCAACAATGAaaacaattaaaattaataaaattaatttttagccATTCTCTAATAAAAGGGACATCATCGACATACATGATATGAGAGTGAGACAGGCCACAAAAATAATGAAGATCACAAGTTGTCTCAATAGAAACTTGTAAAACTTCTATGAAAATGATGAAGAGAAACGGGGACAACATGTCACCTTGTCGAAAACCTAGAGGAAAGACAACCCCTAATCCATGTAATCCATTTCCAACCAAATTCCATTTACTCTAATCGAGTTCAATAATTCTCAACTCAAAGAGTTAAGTCTTATTAAAATTGACCTTAAAGATTAAagttttttctttcatttcttcatcCAAGATACTACGACCACCTCCTTAAGCAGTTTACTCCCGAGTAATAATCTTATCTACAACTTTTTTGATGCAATTGACAAACACTTCAGAAAGCACCTAATAAAGACATCCAACAAGATTAACTTGCCTATGATCTTTCAAAATAAGTGGGTCTCTAATTTTTGGACGCCGGGTTCAAAGGCGAGAACGATAAAAAAGGCATTCCATGTCCCCTTCCTTGTTCAAGTTCCGATTACTTGACTTCTAACCAGTTTCAGAATCAATGATATAAGAGAGGAGTTACATCCTCTTGCCACCATAATGGAGCACTTAAAATCTTTTATAAACATAATGACGTTATTTTTAATCAACTTCCAAAATTTCTTTAAATAATTGGAAGTGAATACATTTGGATCTGGTGTCTTGCCATTAATAGAATACAACAAAAATTTTTGATCTTCGATTtggaaaaaagaaattaaatattttcataCATTTCTTCGtacatattttcttattaattttaaATGGTGACATATTTTACACGaatgtattaaaatattattatttttattaaatataacatatgttatcatTTCAGCTTGATAGAAGGATATGTAATAACAATATGTCATTATTTAAGTTTGATAGAAAGATATGTAATAACAAAATGTatgaggatatttaatttttttttttttagaaaatgacTCTAGCAGCCCTATCTTTAAAGAAgactttttaaaatttattacatGGAGATTCTTTTAAATTTGTTACAAATCTATTTGGGACCATTATACGTAGGATCATGAAACTTTGCCGAAAAGAAATTCCAAGCCTCACCGGTGATCATTCACCCATAAACCATCAATATATAGTACATATTATTTGCATTGCTTCTATTTTAAAGATTACATCATAAAAGTATTGGGCAATGACTTTCACATCCACGTTAATAttgaatattattaaaaaaatatataactaaaaaaataaatccATTAGTTTGGATTGTAAAAGCAACTCCAGTAATAATTAATGCAGTAACAATTCTCAAGGATCTACAACgtaatcatattttattttgctGTAATCTTATCATTCAGGTGAAGAATTAGAAATGATACATGCTTGTAAAGATATCAACAGAACCTGATCACGTAATCTGATTCTCGGCAGGTAAAAGTACTAGTCATATCGTCAAAAGCATAGGTAAAGGAAGTCGGGCAAGCCCGCTTGAAATACTGCGAGTATTTTGTTGGTTTGCATCTATTTGGATTTTGAAACTGCCCAGTACAACAAAATTCCGGCGACTGAAACGCCGTGCATGCACTTTTACATGCAACAATCTGTCCACGATCCCCTCTAACTAGCAAATTAGGCGGACAATGTAAGTTCAAATCCGTGTCACATCTAACACTGGGACAAAGGCCAGAGTCATCCTGTGGAATTATCGAGATGGGAATGTTGTATCCGTCTAACAGGCTCACATCATAGAAATCCACAGGGCTGTCGAGGGTGAACTCTGCTAGAGAAGCTGGGGGTTCACCGCCGGCACCATTACAGTAGATACCACTTCCACAATCACCGGTGGTGCAtgttcccaaaccataaacatTGAATGTGCATCCAGTTCGACCCCAAAACCTGCCGGACCATCCTTTTGGTGCTGTTAAATTCCTTGATTGTAGAGGTTTCAGCTCAAGACCACCTTCCATGAGTAGCGGTTGTCCTCCAGATGCTTGGATCCCCGGCCATATGGTCTTGTTGCATCTGTTTTGCAATGTAAAAACCATTGCGTCAACACCTGAAAGAAAAATACAAAACGTTAATTAATATCTAGAGACAGTTAAAGTGAATTAAAGATAGTTTTTCTTTAGTAATTACCGCAAGAAGAAATAACTACGAGAAAGAAATGCAAAAACGCCATATGGACGACGGAGGGAATAATGTTTACAAGTGTTAGATACATATTTATATAAGAAAATGTAGGTAAATCTATTGAGATGCCAATTTCATGGTAATAAAGATTTATTGAATTTCAGGTACACAGTTATGCAGCACAAAGACTACCACACTCAATTTAGATTCTTTTGCACACGGTACAATCACAAAATTCTTTTGAAGAATATCCAGCAACATCACACGGATTGCCATATCCCTTTTCTTTTTACAAATAATTCAAAGGTGGATTTCCTCATTTAACAATCCAACGGGTTATAATGCATATTCTCTCTCAAGAAATCATACAATTTCCCTCCACGTGCTTTAAAATTTGACTGCCTTAAATGATAGATGGAGTGGACCAAAATCCAACTCGACGTCGTTCCTAATCTCTTTTTCAGACTTTCTCCAAGTGTTTTGTCACAATGAAAATGGAGATCAAAAGTTGGTATGAAGAGCCGAACACTACAAGAAAAcaaagcattagcggcgacatctagcaatagcggcgacatgtaaATGACGCGttacatgtcgccgctattgctagGCGTCGCCGCTAATGCTTTGTTTTAGCGATCTGCGTCATTCTCACCCCATCCGTCCGATTTGTTTTCAATCTAACGGCTGTTAAGGAAAGCGGAAAGGCGCGCTGACTTTTCCCTCCgcttgtcgccgctaatgcccatatgtcgccgctattgccctAGCGTCGCCGCTAATATTGATAAATGCAGATATCCTTCACAGATTACCTTTCTGCCATTTTTTTTCTTACCTTTCTCTCGTTTTTCTCTCTTCCTTTCTTCAATATCGCGAGTTTTTTCCAACTTGGTGGACTAGGAATTGCTTGTCGGACCGGTGCTAGCCCCTCCTTCCCCCAAGACAGCCACAATACCGCCTCTGCCCCAAAAACCGACAACATTTAGCCAAATTCCGAAATCGCCCCAATCAAGGTCGAATTTCTCatcttttttatgatttttctgttttgatGTTAATTTAGATGATAAATTGTGAGTATTTTTCAATTTTGTTGAATGATGATGCTTGTATTTTGAGATATGAAGTGGTTATGCATTTTGTTGAATTATTTTGTTGGATTGTATGATTTTGTTGGATTGTGTGTTTTTTTCAGATTTGTGGgaattttattatgtattttgtgtatgttttgaaatttatgtttagattacattggcttaaaaataaaatttgacaTGAATATATACATTTGTTGGAttgtaataaatgtttaaaccacattgccttaaaatgaaatttagatatatatatatatatatatatatatatatatatatatatatatatatatatatatatatatttgtatgaaattggaatatgcaaattggatgtatacatttggcttaattaggttattaatagcaacttacttctagtaatgtattgtatatggtttcaaagtgcttaattttgttagtgacttaatgtttggCTTGAATTAGATGAAATTGGCTTAATTGTAATTTATGTATACATTTGGCTTAATTGTATAAAAttacttaaaaaaaattaaactaataacaaaaattaaaatattaaattaattagaaaataaaattaatttacctttagaatcaaattaatgttaatatcaaaataaaataaaaatacttttttaattaattgtaaaatcaacttaaagtagttttaaaatcaagttaatgttaatactaaaataaaataaaattactttaaaaaattaaactataacaaaaattaaaatattaaattaattagaaaataaaattaattacctttagaatcaaattaatgttaatatcaaaaaaaaaaaattacttttttaattaattgtaaaatcaacttaaagtagttttaaaatcaagttaatgttaatattaaaataaaataaaattacttaaaaaaattaaactaataaaaaaaattaaaatattaaattaattagaaaataaaactaatttacctttagaatcaaattaatggtaatatcaaaataaaataaaattacttatttaattaattgtaaaatcaacttaaagtagttttaaaatcaagttaatattaatattaaaataaaataaaattacttaaaaaaattaaactaataaaaaaaattaaaatatcaaattaattagaaaataaaactagtttacctttagaatcaaattaatgttaaaattaaaataaaataaaattacttttttaattagttgtaaaatcaacttaaagtagttttaaaatcaagttaatgttaatattaaaataaaataaaattactttaaaatcaagttaatgttaatgttggtcattacaactttagctttaattaggttattaatagcaacgtactttagcTTTAATTAGGTTATCCCGTGTTGGAATACTTTTTGAATCATCAACTTTATGAATACTCTACTTGATTTTTGTTTCCTGTAAAGTAAACATTAAACACTAAATTATGTTTCAGTTGCCtcatgtctattgataaaagCTGGACTAATAATCCACATCGTCAATCTCCTGAGTTCCAGCTAGGACTTGACACTTTTGTCGAGAAATCCATGTTACACCTAGATTGTAAAGGTGAAATCAGATGTCCGTGTGAGAAATGTGATAATCGTTACTTCATAAATCCAAAAGCAATGAGACGTCATGTTCGTATATATGGTTTCAGTCAATCATACAAAACATGGATATATCACGGTGAATCTTTAATCCCTCCAGTTGTAGATGCCGTATCGCCAAGCAACGGGATGGTTGATGTTATTGACGATGTTATGTGGGAGTCGAGAGAAAACGATATAAACCTCGATGAAGGAGCCTCAAATACAGGGGGTAGTGGTGTCGATGATGATTTTGAAGAGTTGTTAGAGGCAATCGAAACCAAGTTATATCCTGGTTGTACATTTTCATTCCTTGATTTTTTAGCAAAGCTGATGCATATGAAGGTcaacaacaaatggactgatagTTCATTTGATCAGCTCCTTGAGTTGTTGCATTCGGCATTTCCACCAAACAACAAGGTTCCCCGTTCATATTGTATATCTTACAATTTCGCAGGGTAACTAACTTTTATTCATATTGTATTTCTATATTATACATCTTGTAATTTACAGGCTGCAGATGAGGTTTACTTGGGCAATACTCTTGGCCATGATGGCCAATGTTATGGGGCTTGGACATGGAGGTGATGGAGCCGAGGATCCACCACCTCCAGGAGGCTTTCGTCGTGGTCAACACGAATAGGATGGtgagttttattatgatatatttattaactatttttattattttataataagttattgcgactaatatttttaattgtattttttcAGCCGAGCTTCCAAAAAAAGAAGGGGCATGTCAAAAAATATCGACTTGGGAAAGTTGATAAGGGCAAATAAGGGAAAGCCCGTAGATTTGGATT is part of the Lactuca sativa cultivar Salinas chromosome 7, Lsat_Salinas_v11, whole genome shotgun sequence genome and harbors:
- the LOC111891388 gene encoding pathogenesis-related thaumatin-like protein 3.5 is translated as MAFLHFFLVVISSCGVDAMVFTLQNRCNKTIWPGIQASGGQPLLMEGGLELKPLQSRNLTAPKGWSGRFWGRTGCTFNVYGLGTCTTGDCGSGIYCNGAGGEPPASLAEFTLDSPVDFYDVSLLDGYNIPISIIPQDDSGLCPSVRCDTDLNLHCPPNLLVRGDRGQIVACKSACTAFQSPEFCCTGQFQNPNRCKPTKYSQYFKRACPTSFTYAFDDMTSTFTCRESDYVIRFC